ATAACGGTAGTGAAATATAGATACTTCATGcacaattaataataaaaatatcaatacaTATTGAtgtttgatatattttatagGCTAACAGTTTAAGTCTCCATTCGTTTCGCTTTTGCAAGTGACTTATCCGAAGTATCGGACTTTCTTCAAAAGCAGAAAAGACTAAATTaataatcaaatcaaaGGACTTTTAAAAGGATTCACATAAAACTTTTACTGTAATATTGTTAGTCCAGTATTACAATACAAAAGCACAAAAGTCTATAATCACGAATTACTAGGAATTCCAGCATATATACATCCACTTTGATCAGAACGTCACACCGTAcagaaaattcaaaaatgtTCTTATCTAGATTTagcaaaacaaaaacattCATACCACTAAAAACGATACTGTATCGCCCGCAACTGAAACTCTTTATGAGTACGGAGATGAAGAAAGCTCTTCAAGATGCAATAGGTTCAGCTCCGGTTGTACTATTTATGAAAGGTACCCCAGAGTTCCCCAAATGTGGGTTTTCAAAAGCTACTATACAGTTGTTAGGACAGCAAGGTGTAGATCCTGCTAAATTCGCTGCATATAATGTTCTAGAAGATCCAGAGTTACGTGATGCTATAAAAGAATTTACAGAATGGCCAACTATTCCACAATTATTTGTCAATAAGGAATTTGTTGGTGGTTGTGATGTCATTACGAGTATGTCTCGTTCTGGTGAATTGGCTGAAGTATTGGAAGAAGCAGACGCTCTTGTcccagaagaagaagaagagagTACACACGACAATAAAAAGGAAAGCCAAGAATAGTTGAGAAGAAAAGGGAAGCTATGTAATGATATAATcaagtaaaaaaaatgtacGTAAAAAGCAAGCTTCTTTTCTGATATGAATATAGCAGTTATGTGGGTTGCAATTAACATATATAGGTTTAGCTAGTGATATTCTGGGTAATGTATTCTCATGCCTTTAGTCTTGTAAATTATGGGTGCTTAATTTACAAACTCCGCTCCTTGTCTTTAAGAGAAGCAATTCCATACGAAACTGTCTCTGTTGTGCAATACAAAGAGGTGaggattttttttttgatctAGTCAATATATCATGACATTAGTGGTCAAAAAACGATTTCGCTTGACAACTTCTCGAATATGAATAAATTGACATTTTTATTAGTCATCCTTTTTTAATCATCGAGAGAGgattttcatttcataACGTATAAAGGAAGGATGATTTAATGCTTTCTCAAATTTCTGTTTATATAACTCTAGAGGAACTTTTTCTGAGCGCAATTTAAAGAACGTCTACTGGAATGTGTCACACGACACAACTAAAAGTTTCGAAgagagaaaaagaaatggaagTTAACTCTgcaaaaagaaaagaactaaggaatatatatatatatatatatatatgataaatataagTGCTTTTAAACAATTTTCGTTTGTAAGTACGTATTAGAAGAGGAAGCAATATACTTAGAAGAATATAGGTCTATATAAAAATACGACGATGGTTCAGAGTTAAAGT
The Naumovozyma dairenensis CBS 421 chromosome 5, complete genome DNA segment above includes these coding regions:
- the GRX5 gene encoding monothiol glutaredoxin GRX5 (similar to Saccharomyces cerevisiae GRX5 (YPL059W); ancestral locus Anc_8.519), which produces MFLSRFSKTKTFIPLKTILYRPQLKLFMSTEMKKALQDAIGSAPVVLFMKGTPEFPKCGFSKATIQLLGQQGVDPAKFAAYNVLEDPELRDAIKEFTEWPTIPQLFVNKEFVGGCDVITSMSRSGELAEVLEEADALVPEEEEESTHDNKKESQE